A single Panthera tigris isolate Pti1 chromosome A3, P.tigris_Pti1_mat1.1, whole genome shotgun sequence DNA region contains:
- the PSMA7 gene encoding proteasome subunit alpha type-7 has product MSYDRAITVFSPDGHLFQVEYAQEAVKKGSTAVGVRGKDIVVLGVEKKSVAKLQDERTVRKICALDDNVCMAFAGLTADARIVINRARVECQSHRLTVEDPVTVEYITRYIASLKQRYTQSNGRRPFGISALIVGFDFDGTPRLYQTDPSGTYHAWKANAIGRGAKSVREFLEKNYTDEAIETDDLTIKLVIKALLEVVQSGGKNIELAVMRRDQPLKILNPEEIEKYVAEIEKEKEENEKKKQKKAS; this is encoded by the exons ATGAGCTACGACCGCGCCATCACCGTCTTCTCGCCCGACGGCCACCTTTTCCAAGTGGAGTACGCGCAGGAGGCCGTGAAGAAGGGCTCGACCGCG GTCGGTGTGCGAGGGAAGGACATCGTTGTTCTGGGCGTGGAGAAGAAATCAGTGGCCAAACTGCAGGATGAGAGAACCGTCCGCAAGATCTGCGCGTTGGATGACAACGTCTGCATGGCGTTCGCAG GGCTCACTGCGGACGCGAGGATAGTCATCAACAGGGCTCGGGTGGAGTGCCAGAGCCACCGGCTGACCGTGGAGGACCCAGTCACCGTGGAGTACATCACCCGCTACATCGCCAGTCTGAAGCAG CGCTACACGCAGAGCAATGGGCGCAGGCCGTTCGGCATCTCCGCCCTCATTGTGGGTTTCGACTTTGACGGCACCCCCAGACTCTATCAGACGGACCCCTCGGGGACGTACCATGCCTGGAAG GCTAATGCTATAGGCCGGGGCGCCAAGTCCGTGCGTGAGTTTCTGGAGAAGAATTACACTGACGAAGCCATCGAGACAGACGACCTGACCATTAAGTTGGTTATCAAGGCCCTCCTGGAA GTGGTTCAGTCTGGCGGCAAAAACATTGAATTGGCTGTCATGAGACGTGATCAACCCCTCAAG ATTTTAAATCCCGAAGAAATTGAGAAGTATGTTGCTGAAAtcgagaaagagaaggaggaaaacgaaaagaagaaacagaagaaagcatCATGA